The Rhizobiaceae bacterium genome contains the following window.
GGAGCTATGACGGCTATGGACGGCTGTTGGGCAACGACCGGCGAGACAACACCGAGCAATATGGCAACCAGGGCGATGCATCTGCGCACGATTTTGAGATCCGGGATCATTTGCCGCCACTGGTATCTTCGGTCGCGAAGCACTGCAACAAGGTCGGCGCAAATTTGCCGTTCATGGTTTGCTTGCTGCGCTGCGTATGCGGCCATATATAACGTTCGGATATCGAACCGAATTGCGGCATGGATAAAGCGGTTGCTCAAGAGGTATGAAATCGGCCCTCAGGCCTACCGGGATGCGATGTCGCGTTTTGCGGGCGCGGTCCATGTCATAACCACCGACGGCAAGGCGGGGCGTCGTGGCACGACCGTCATCGCAACATGTTCGGTTTCCGATTCTCCGCCCACAGTTCTCGCCTGCCTGAATCGCGAAAATGCCAGCAACGATCTGTTTGTGAAAAACGGGAACTTTGCGCTGAATACGCTGGCGGCAAGGCACGAGCCGATGGCGGTGGCGTTTTCGGGCGTCACAGGATTGCCTCAGGCCGAACGCTTCGCGC
Protein-coding sequences here:
- a CDS encoding flavin reductase; protein product: MLKRYEIGPQAYRDAMSRFAGAVHVITTDGKAGRRGTTVIATCSVSDSPPTVLACLNRENASNDLFVKNGNFALNTLAARHEPMAVAFSGVTGLPQAERFALGEWDTIETGAPTLRDAVAVFDCELIDTKDVATHRVLFGKVTGLRIGDSVRPLVYHERGYHVL